One genomic region from Jilunia laotingensis encodes:
- a CDS encoding glycoside hydrolase family 20 protein — protein MKKYILLLVWLLTSLITMQATDLTHDRLSIIPSPVRIVPGDGEFCFSKKTVFVVENKRQAEIARFFTDLFTYAGGFTPELKIGDKKGDVYFVTDASLKSEAYRLEVTSQKITVKAADEPGFFYALQTLRLLLPPSIENMHEVSVVWNVPVVTIEDEPRFGYRGLMLDAARFFIPKENVLRIIDCMAMLKINRLHFHLVDDNGWRLEIKKYPRLTEVGAWRVDRMGLPFPDRKNPKPGEPTPIGGFYTQEDIREIVAYAGRCQIEVIPEIEMPAHTNSSLAAYPNLACPAVKEFIGVLPGLGGDHAGIIYCAGNDSVFTFLQDVVDEVIALFPSRYIHLGGDEANKIYWEKCPLCQERMRKEHLADEEALQGYFMGRMAAYVRGKGKEVMGWDELTNSVIPENTIIFGWQGFGHAALKAAMQGHRFIMTPARIMYLIRYQGPQWFEPLTYFGNNTLKDVYDYEPVQEDWKPEYESLLMGVQASMWTEFCNKPEDVDYQIFPRLAALAEVAWMKKGTKNWNDFLKGLDVYNEHIATKGIVYARSMYNIQHTVTPDHGILKVKLECIRPDVEIRYSMDGKEPTVTSALYKDMIILSNSAVIKAATFAGSKQMGKTLVLPIEWNKATAKPILNIESNQQLLTNGVRGSLKQTDFEWCSWAKNDSVSFTVDLLRTEVLHSLTLGCITNYGMAVHKPALIRVEISADNKEFEKVGELHYTLGQIFREGTFIENCRMDLKGHSGRYIRVVAKGPGACPVDHVRPGQESRILFDEIIVE, from the coding sequence ATGAAAAAATATATTTTATTGCTTGTTTGGCTATTAACCTCCTTGATAACGATGCAAGCGACTGACTTAACACACGACAGACTTTCCATCATTCCCTCCCCGGTACGGATAGTACCGGGTGATGGAGAGTTTTGTTTCTCTAAAAAAACAGTCTTTGTTGTTGAGAATAAGCGACAGGCGGAAATAGCGAGGTTTTTCACCGATTTGTTTACTTATGCTGGCGGATTTACTCCGGAATTGAAAATCGGAGATAAGAAAGGGGATGTTTATTTTGTTACAGATGCCTCTTTGAAAAGTGAAGCATATCGGTTGGAAGTTACTTCGCAAAAAATAACAGTGAAAGCCGCTGATGAACCAGGATTTTTTTATGCTCTACAGACACTCCGTCTGTTATTACCGCCAAGTATAGAAAATATGCATGAAGTTTCGGTTGTTTGGAATGTACCTGTTGTGACAATCGAAGATGAACCTAGATTCGGTTATCGTGGTTTGATGCTGGATGCAGCGCGTTTCTTTATTCCGAAAGAGAATGTGTTGCGAATCATTGACTGCATGGCAATGTTGAAGATTAATCGTTTGCATTTTCATTTGGTAGATGATAACGGTTGGCGGTTGGAAATTAAGAAATATCCACGATTGACAGAAGTCGGTGCTTGGAGAGTAGATCGGATGGGTTTACCTTTCCCTGACAGGAAAAATCCGAAACCGGGAGAGCCTACACCGATAGGAGGATTTTATACTCAGGAGGATATAAGGGAAATAGTGGCTTATGCCGGCCGTTGTCAGATAGAGGTTATTCCGGAAATAGAAATGCCGGCACATACAAATTCGTCGTTGGCTGCATACCCGAATTTAGCTTGTCCGGCCGTGAAAGAATTTATCGGAGTGCTTCCCGGATTGGGAGGGGATCATGCCGGGATTATATATTGTGCCGGAAATGATAGTGTATTTACTTTTCTTCAGGATGTAGTGGATGAAGTCATCGCCCTGTTCCCTTCACGTTATATTCATTTGGGAGGTGATGAAGCCAATAAGATCTATTGGGAGAAATGTCCATTATGTCAGGAACGTATGCGAAAAGAACATTTGGCGGATGAAGAGGCGTTGCAAGGTTATTTCATGGGGCGAATGGCTGCTTATGTTCGCGGTAAGGGAAAAGAAGTCATGGGATGGGATGAATTGACTAATAGTGTAATCCCAGAAAATACAATAATTTTTGGTTGGCAGGGATTTGGACATGCTGCTTTAAAAGCGGCTATGCAGGGTCATCGTTTCATAATGACACCTGCCCGTATCATGTATCTGATTCGTTATCAAGGACCGCAATGGTTTGAACCATTAACTTATTTCGGTAATAACACCCTGAAAGATGTATACGATTATGAGCCGGTACAGGAAGACTGGAAACCAGAATATGAATCGCTGTTGATGGGCGTTCAGGCCTCAATGTGGACTGAATTCTGTAACAAACCGGAAGATGTGGATTATCAGATATTCCCGCGTCTGGCAGCTTTGGCAGAGGTAGCTTGGATGAAGAAAGGTACGAAAAATTGGAATGACTTTTTGAAAGGGTTGGATGTTTATAATGAACACATTGCAACAAAAGGAATTGTTTATGCTCGTTCCATGTACAACATACAGCATACGGTGACTCCCGATCATGGAATATTAAAAGTGAAATTAGAATGTATACGGCCGGATGTTGAAATACGTTATTCTATGGATGGAAAGGAGCCTACTGTGACATCGGCATTGTATAAAGATATGATCATTTTGAGTAATTCGGCAGTGATAAAGGCTGCTACGTTTGCCGGCAGTAAGCAAATGGGAAAAACGTTGGTGCTACCGATTGAATGGAATAAAGCGACAGCCAAACCAATATTGAATATAGAATCGAATCAACAGTTATTGACTAACGGTGTACGTGGAAGTCTTAAACAGACGGATTTTGAATGGTGTTCATGGGCAAAGAACGATAGTGTATCCTTTACTGTCGATTTACTAAGAACGGAAGTATTGCATTCTCTTACTTTAGGCTGTATTACGAATTACGGGATGGCTGTTCATAAACCTGCCTTGATCCGGGTAGAAATTTCCGCTGATAATAAAGAGTTTGAAAAAGTGGGTGAGTTGCATTATACACTTGGACAAATATTCAGGGAGGGAACATTTATTGAAAATTGTAGAATGGACTTAAAGGGACATTCTGGAAGATACATACGTGTGGTGGCTAAAGGTCCGGGTGCATGTCCCGTTGATCATGTTCGCCCCGGACAGGAGTCCCGAATACTTTTTGATGAGATAATAGTTGAATAA
- a CDS encoding sialidase family protein, which yields MKINLYRGTWFLFFTFHLLAVSAQTLTQEMVDVRLSQVKNKTGRGNRNEPILKLTVTTDGKSPVTYTNIRLNMKGTTSIEDITGIKIYTTGDVDIFDPAQANTYLKLGECKPMNGDFDCRLNGEQSMTTQYLWITYDISEYAMEGHLADAEVLSLSTTGGIFDLSETTVEGAREILLSCKRIYAPGEKGSKSYRIPAIITAKDGSLVIATDRRKDNSTDLPEDIDVIVNRSTDGGKTWSDAITIARGTGRYQGYGDAALARTQEEGGLICIFVGGTGFFESTSEVSNRTYICKSSDNGQTWTEPKDITDQLFGKGCSDSVRYDWHGSFCASGAGLLGCDGTVYFVFAVRETAARGIADISNYVYYSRDNGETWHVSSCVKQDNGNEAKIVELNDGTLLVSIRNQHKGPRYYATSKDKGQSWSGIEEWPEMVEPGCDGDIIYYTSIKEGYDKNRMLHSVPAHPSKRENVSVYLSYDEGKTWPVVKSICPVGSAYSSLCILEDGTIGAYVEVEDGLGYYSMYFVNFSLDWLTDGADHFIANSAREE from the coding sequence ATGAAAATTAATCTTTATCGGGGGACTTGGTTCCTGTTTTTCACTTTTCATTTGTTGGCTGTTTCGGCTCAAACTTTGACTCAGGAGATGGTAGATGTTCGTTTGAGTCAAGTAAAAAATAAGACCGGGCGTGGTAACCGAAATGAGCCTATACTGAAGTTGACTGTGACGACGGATGGAAAATCACCTGTAACCTATACTAATATTCGTTTGAATATGAAAGGAACCACCTCTATCGAGGATATTACCGGAATAAAGATTTATACTACGGGTGATGTGGATATCTTTGACCCCGCGCAAGCCAATACTTATCTTAAATTGGGAGAGTGTAAACCGATGAATGGTGATTTTGATTGTCGTTTGAACGGAGAACAATCCATGACTACTCAATATTTGTGGATAACGTATGACATTTCGGAATATGCTATGGAAGGGCATTTAGCCGATGCGGAAGTATTGTCATTGTCGACTACCGGAGGAATTTTTGATTTGTCGGAAACGACAGTTGAAGGAGCCCGTGAAATACTATTGTCCTGTAAGCGCATTTATGCACCGGGAGAGAAAGGTTCTAAAAGCTATCGCATTCCTGCTATAATCACTGCTAAAGATGGTTCTTTGGTCATTGCAACAGATAGACGAAAAGATAATTCTACCGATCTGCCGGAAGATATCGATGTCATTGTAAACCGGAGTACGGATGGTGGCAAGACGTGGTCGGATGCCATTACCATTGCACGTGGTACAGGCAGATATCAAGGTTACGGGGATGCAGCGTTAGCACGTACGCAAGAAGAAGGTGGGCTTATCTGCATTTTTGTAGGGGGAACCGGTTTCTTTGAGTCTACTTCCGAGGTTTCTAACCGTACCTATATCTGTAAGAGTAGTGATAACGGACAGACTTGGACTGAACCGAAAGACATTACTGACCAGCTATTCGGGAAGGGATGCTCTGATTCGGTACGGTATGACTGGCATGGCTCTTTTTGCGCTTCCGGTGCTGGCTTGCTTGGATGCGATGGAACTGTTTATTTTGTGTTTGCCGTCAGGGAAACAGCCGCCAGAGGTATAGCCGATATTTCTAATTATGTTTATTATTCCAGAGATAATGGAGAAACATGGCATGTCTCTTCCTGCGTGAAGCAGGATAATGGTAATGAGGCGAAAATAGTGGAATTGAATGACGGCACTTTGCTGGTAAGTATCCGTAATCAGCATAAGGGACCGCGTTACTATGCTACTTCGAAAGACAAGGGACAGAGTTGGAGTGGAATAGAGGAGTGGCCTGAAATGGTGGAACCAGGATGTGACGGTGATATAATCTATTATACATCCATAAAGGAAGGTTATGACAAGAATCGTATGCTGCATAGCGTTCCGGCCCATCCTTCAAAACGCGAGAATGTGAGTGTATATCTTAGTTATGATGAAGGTAAGACTTGGCCGGTTGTAAAATCGATTTGTCCGGTCGGTTCGGCTTATTCGTCTTTATGTATCTTGGAAGACGGTACAATTGGCGCTTATGTTGAAGTGGAAGACGGGTTGGGTTATTA
- a CDS encoding glycoside hydrolase family 2 TIM barrel-domain containing protein has product MNRALKQTFLMILAVLVIVPAAAQKQPEWQSQYAIGLNKLTPHSYVWPYADASEISEGRYEQSPYYMSLNGKWKFHWVKNPDKRPKDFYKLSFYTGGWTDIDVPGNWERQGYGTAIYVNETYEFDDKFFHFKKNPPFVPYEENEVGSYRRTFKIPAGWEDRRVVLCCEGVISFYYVWVNGEFIGYNQGSKTPAEWDITDKLTNGENTVALEVYRWSAGSYLECQDMWRLSGIERDVYLYSTPKQYIADYKVTSTLEKEHYKDGVFGLDVTVGGVAVGNSAVAYELKNDAGKTILKGEQGIQSRGLSNFIEFDDQKISDVERWSAEHPNLYTLVLELKDDAGKVTELTGCKVGFRTTEVKDGRFCINGVPVLVKGTNRHEHSQLGRTVSRELMEEDVRLMKQNNINTVRNSHYPTHPYWYQLCDRYGLYMIDEANIESHGMGYGPESIAKDSTWLPAHMDRTQRMYERSKNHPAIVIWSLGNEAGNGINFERTYDWLKSVEQNRPVQYERAEENYNTDIYCRMYRDVDVIKEYVSRKDIYRPFILCEYLHAMGNSCGGMKEYWEVFENEPMAQGGCIWDWVDQSFREIDANGKWYWTYGGDYGPKDIPSFENFCCNGLVDADRVPHPHLAEVKKIYQNIKSTLVDNKNLTVRVKNWFDFSDLDEYILHWNVTSDNGKVLAEGTKEVACKPHETVDLSFGKVKYPSDIREAYLNLTWNRKEATPLVTSGWEVAYDQFIIPVSKNNKAYKPIKAGETTFIVNKMTGALESVCLDGEELLASPVTLSLFRPATDNDNRDKNGAKLWRQAGLDNLVQKVVSLKEGKTTIAQIEVMNTNGEKVGDARFSYALGSDGAIKVKTTFKPDTILVKSMARLGLTFRMNDVYSNVSYLGRGDNETYADRNQSGKIGLYQTTPERMFHYYVTPQSTGNRTDTRWMKLTDDTGRGCFFESNRPFQFSVIPFSDVLLEKARHINELESDGKVTIHLDAEQAGVGTATCGPGVKPAYLVPLTECTFEFVIHPVK; this is encoded by the coding sequence ATGAACAGAGCTTTGAAACAAACTTTTTTGATGATACTGGCTGTGCTGGTTATCGTTCCCGCTGCGGCACAAAAACAGCCTGAATGGCAAAGCCAGTATGCTATAGGGTTGAATAAGTTGACTCCTCACTCGTATGTATGGCCTTATGCCGATGCATCGGAAATCTCAGAGGGGAGATATGAACAATCTCCTTATTATATGAGCTTGAATGGTAAATGGAAATTCCACTGGGTGAAAAATCCCGATAAACGTCCGAAAGATTTCTATAAACTTTCTTTTTATACCGGAGGGTGGACTGATATCGATGTTCCGGGGAATTGGGAACGCCAAGGATATGGAACGGCAATTTACGTGAATGAAACGTATGAGTTTGATGATAAATTTTTCCATTTTAAGAAAAATCCTCCTTTCGTCCCTTATGAAGAGAATGAAGTTGGTTCATATCGGCGTACTTTTAAGATTCCTGCCGGATGGGAAGATCGGCGTGTGGTACTTTGTTGTGAAGGAGTGATTTCATTCTATTATGTTTGGGTGAATGGGGAGTTCATAGGATATAATCAAGGTTCTAAAACGCCTGCCGAATGGGACATCACAGACAAACTGACAAACGGTGAAAATACGGTTGCCCTTGAGGTATATCGTTGGAGTGCGGGATCTTATCTCGAATGTCAGGATATGTGGCGATTGAGTGGCATTGAAAGAGATGTCTATCTTTATAGCACTCCGAAACAGTACATTGCGGATTATAAAGTTACTTCCACGCTCGAAAAAGAACATTATAAGGATGGTGTTTTCGGGCTGGATGTAACGGTTGGAGGCGTAGCTGTAGGCAATTCTGCAGTGGCTTATGAGTTAAAGAATGATGCCGGAAAAACGATATTGAAAGGTGAACAAGGAATTCAATCCCGTGGATTGAGCAATTTTATCGAATTTGATGATCAGAAGATATCGGATGTGGAGAGGTGGAGTGCTGAACATCCGAATTTATATACGCTTGTCTTGGAACTGAAAGATGATGCCGGAAAAGTAACTGAATTAACCGGATGTAAAGTGGGGTTCCGTACGACTGAGGTTAAGGATGGACGTTTTTGCATTAATGGTGTACCTGTATTGGTTAAGGGGACGAATCGTCATGAACACTCTCAACTGGGACGTACGGTAAGTAGGGAATTGATGGAAGAGGATGTCCGGTTGATGAAACAAAATAATATCAATACGGTACGTAACTCACACTATCCCACACATCCTTATTGGTATCAACTTTGCGACCGTTATGGGCTTTATATGATTGATGAGGCGAATATCGAATCTCATGGTATGGGATACGGACCGGAATCAATCGCAAAAGACAGTACATGGCTACCGGCTCATATGGATCGTACCCAACGCATGTATGAACGTTCTAAAAATCATCCGGCAATCGTTATCTGGTCATTGGGAAATGAGGCTGGTAACGGAATAAACTTTGAACGTACGTATGATTGGTTGAAATCTGTAGAACAGAATCGTCCGGTGCAATATGAGCGTGCGGAAGAGAATTATAATACTGATATCTATTGTCGTATGTACCGGGATGTGGATGTGATAAAGGAATATGTGTCGCGAAAAGATATTTATCGCCCTTTTATCCTTTGTGAGTATCTTCATGCTATGGGAAATAGCTGTGGAGGAATGAAAGAATATTGGGAGGTGTTTGAGAATGAACCGATGGCGCAAGGCGGATGTATTTGGGATTGGGTAGATCAGTCATTTCGGGAGATAGATGCTAATGGAAAATGGTATTGGACGTATGGTGGTGATTATGGACCGAAAGATATTCCAAGTTTCGAGAACTTCTGCTGCAATGGCCTTGTTGATGCCGATCGTGTTCCGCATCCCCATCTAGCGGAAGTGAAGAAGATTTATCAGAATATAAAAAGCACGTTGGTTGATAACAAGAATTTAACGGTTCGCGTGAAGAATTGGTTCGATTTCTCGGATTTGGATGAATACATCCTGCATTGGAATGTCACAAGCGATAATGGGAAAGTATTGGCGGAAGGAACGAAAGAGGTGGCTTGCAAACCTCATGAGACTGTAGATTTGAGTTTTGGGAAAGTTAAATATCCGTCAGATATTAGGGAAGCTTATCTTAATCTGACTTGGAACCGCAAGGAAGCTACGCCATTGGTAACTTCCGGTTGGGAGGTTGCTTACGACCAGTTTATTATTCCGGTGTCAAAGAATAATAAAGCTTATAAACCAATAAAAGCCGGTGAAACAACGTTTATTGTTAATAAGATGACAGGTGCATTGGAGTCGGTCTGTCTGGATGGTGAGGAACTGTTGGCAAGTCCGGTAACATTGAGTTTGTTCCGTCCGGCAACGGATAATGACAATCGCGACAAGAATGGAGCGAAACTATGGAGGCAAGCCGGATTGGATAATCTTGTACAAAAAGTTGTATCTTTGAAGGAAGGTAAAACAACGATAGCCCAGATAGAGGTGATGAATACTAATGGTGAAAAAGTGGGAGATGCCCGTTTTAGCTATGCATTAGGTAGTGATGGTGCGATAAAAGTGAAAACTACATTTAAGCCGGATACAATTTTGGTAAAATCGATGGCTCGCCTCGGTCTGACATTCCGGATGAATGATGTATACAGTAATGTGTCTTATTTGGGACGGGGCGATAACGAAACTTATGCGGATCGCAACCAATCCGGAAAGATCGGTTTATATCAGACTACTCCCGAACGGATGTTTCATTATTATGTTACTCCTCAATCGACCGGTAATCGTACGGATACCCGTTGGATGAAACTTACCGATGATACAGGAAGAGGATGCTTTTTTGAATCGAATCGTCCGTTCCAGTTTAGTGTAATTCCATTCTCGGATGTATTATTAGAGAAAGCGCGTCATATTAATGAACTGGAGTCGGATGGAAAAGTGACAATTCATCTGGATGCCGAACAAGCTGGTGTAGGAACGGCTACTTGCGGTCCGGGTGTAAAACCTGCTTATCTGGTTCCATTGACAGAATGCACGTTTGAGTTTGTTATTCACCCTGTGAAATAA
- a CDS encoding sulfatase family protein → MYPIAGVATLAVVGSCQQVKKEEIKPLNIVYIMTDDHTAQMMSCYDTRYMETPNLDRIAKDGVRFTNSFVANSLSGPSRACMITGKHSCGNKFFDNTTCVFDSAQQTFPKLLQKAGYQTALVGKWHLESLPSGFDFWEIVPGQGDYYNPDFITQNNDTVQKHGYVTNIITDDAIDWMENKRDKEKPFCLLIHHKAIHRNWMADTCNLALYEDKTFPLPDNFFDDYEGRPAAAAQEMSVVKDMDMIYDLKMLRPDKNSRLKSLYEKFLGRMDEGQRAAWDEFYGPVIDDFYKQKLKGKELANWKFQRYMRDYMKTVKSLDDNVGRVLDYLEEKGLLDNTLVVYTSDQGFYMGEHGWFDKRFMYEESMHTPLIMRLPKDFERKGDITEMVQNIDYAPTFLELAGVTVPEDMHGVSLLPLLKGEQPKDWRKALYYHFYEYPAEHMVKRHYGVRTERYKLIHFYNDIDWWELYDLQTDPTEMHNLYGQKEYESVVTELKDEMLKLQEQYNDPVRFSPERDK, encoded by the coding sequence ATGTATCCTATTGCCGGAGTGGCAACTTTAGCTGTTGTGGGCTCCTGCCAGCAAGTAAAAAAGGAGGAGATAAAACCATTGAACATTGTTTATATAATGACCGATGATCATACGGCACAAATGATGAGTTGCTATGACACTCGTTATATGGAAACTCCCAATCTTGACCGGATTGCTAAGGACGGTGTACGTTTTACAAACAGCTTTGTGGCCAATTCATTAAGCGGACCCAGCCGTGCATGTATGATTACGGGTAAGCATAGTTGCGGAAATAAATTTTTCGATAATACGACATGCGTATTTGACAGTGCGCAGCAGACATTTCCGAAATTACTTCAAAAAGCAGGTTACCAGACAGCTTTGGTAGGTAAGTGGCACCTTGAGAGTTTGCCGTCAGGATTTGATTTCTGGGAAATAGTACCGGGACAGGGGGATTATTATAATCCGGATTTTATTACGCAAAACAATGATACGGTTCAGAAACATGGATATGTTACAAACATTATAACCGATGATGCAATCGATTGGATGGAAAATAAAAGGGATAAGGAGAAACCTTTCTGCCTTTTGATTCATCATAAAGCTATTCATCGCAATTGGATGGCAGACACATGTAATCTGGCTCTGTATGAAGATAAGACGTTCCCATTGCCTGATAACTTTTTTGATGATTACGAAGGCCGGCCGGCTGCTGCAGCGCAGGAGATGAGCGTTGTGAAAGATATGGATATGATTTACGACTTGAAGATGCTCCGTCCCGACAAGAACTCTCGTTTAAAATCTTTGTACGAAAAATTCCTTGGACGTATGGACGAAGGACAAAGGGCTGCCTGGGATGAGTTTTACGGTCCGGTGATTGATGATTTCTACAAACAGAAGCTGAAAGGAAAAGAATTGGCAAATTGGAAATTCCAACGTTATATGCGCGATTATATGAAGACGGTGAAATCATTGGATGATAATGTTGGCCGTGTACTCGATTATTTGGAGGAAAAAGGACTGTTGGACAATACATTGGTAGTCTATACTTCCGATCAGGGATTTTATATGGGTGAACATGGATGGTTTGACAAACGGTTTATGTATGAAGAGTCTATGCATACACCGTTGATAATGCGTTTGCCAAAAGATTTCGAGCGGAAAGGAGATATTACGGAAATGGTACAAAATATCGATTATGCTCCTACATTCCTTGAATTAGCGGGGGTAACGGTTCCTGAAGACATGCATGGCGTATCACTTCTTCCTTTGCTGAAAGGGGAACAACCGAAAGACTGGCGTAAGGCTTTGTATTATCATTTTTACGAATATCCTGCTGAACATATGGTGAAACGTCACTATGGTGTACGTACCGAACGTTATAAATTAATCCATTTCTATAATGACATAGATTGGTGGGAACTTTATGATCTTCAGACCGATCCTACTGAAATGCATAATCTGTATGGTCAGAAAGAATATGAATCTGTGGTAACGGAATTGAAAGATGAAATGTTGAAATTGCAAGAGCAATACAATGATCCGGTACGCTTTTCTCCGGAAAGAGATAAATAA